The region CGGGGCCCCGAACGTGGCCCGGTGGAACATGATTTATCCGCGACACTCCGCGCTGGATAAGCAAGCCATCGACACGCTGATTTCGGAGCTTGAGTGGGTGGAACCTCTCAGGCGCCTCAATGCTATCGGACCCCGCGACCTCGATCGATTTGGTCTGGCACTGCCAAGGCTCCGGGTGCGCTTCTGGGTCCTCGGAAAGCCGCATCGGCTCGTCGTCGGCATCAAAGAGCCCCGCGGTCAAGGTTACTATGCCCTCGGCGACGATAGAGCGGTGGCGTTTGTGGTGGGCAAAGAGTTCGTCGAGACACTGGCCCGGCCATCAAGCGCTTACGTGCAACGAGCTGAGGTTCCAGCCTCTGACGCCGGTGTTACAGTCCCGCCATAATTACACTGTCGCTGTAAATATAGCGGGGCCTGCAATCGGTCTAGAAGTCGATTTTTTTCGCGCTCGGAGCCTTGTGGTTCGGCTGACTGCCGCCCTCTAGCGTTTCATGGCCCTTGTAATCCAAGAGGCCGCTGGCATCGTTGAAACCGAGCCCCGAGACATACGCAAACCGTCCTTTAACTTTGATCTTGGCGCCTTCGGCAAAGTCGGTGGGCGTCGCCACCATGCCGGACTCGGGCTCTGGCTTGGCCTTGGACGAGCGGGCCGCTTTTGCCAGCTCTTCGTGATTTTCGGCATATCCGCAAAGGCGGATCAGTTTCTCTGGATCCTTCTCCTCGGGCGAGTCGGCAAGCCACAAATGTGGCGCACGGGGCGGCGGGCAGGTTTCCCCCTTCGGACATGGCTCAGGTGCGTAGATGTTCACGATATACCCCGTTAAGGTAACGTCTTGGTCGATCACCTTACGCAGTTCTTTTCGCAAGCCATACACGCTGAAACTCTGGTCGTCATAGCGGACGGGATAGGGTGCAGGGGGCAGAGTAGGCACCTCGGGCAGGTGCGGCTGAATGGTTGGAAGCTTCTCGACCTGGGGTTTGTCCCCCCCCTGTCCGGCTTGTCCGCATGCCGTCAAGAGAGTTGCGCTTAAGGCCATGGGTATAAGGTATCGCATGCGCCTATAATAAACGTCGGACGAAAGGTTACAAGTTTCCCGGTATTTGGCATGACGTGGGCTTATGGGCAAGCTCGCGCAAGAGCCATCGATAGCGAGCGGGGTGGGTGCGAAAGAGGGGCATGAGCGCCACCTTTGCAGCCTTGTGCAAGCATAGCGCGGTGACGAAATGGACGGCGGCAGCCTGCACCAAGGGCCATT is a window of Myxococcales bacterium DNA encoding:
- a CDS encoding DUF4340 domain-containing protein, encoding MNWRWIAPLGLLAIGLGAYIFLVEHRTLSRTVLDERKGALLPAFVVDKVSRIEIARHGQRIAFVRKFSPSGAPNVARWNMIYPRHSALDKQAIDTLISELEWVEPLRRLNAIGPRDLDRFGLALPRLRVRFWVLGKPHRLVVGIKEPRGQGYYALGDDRAVAFVVGKEFVETLARPSSAYVQRAEVPASDAGVTVPP